In a single window of the Danio rerio strain Tuebingen ecotype United States chromosome 20, GRCz12tu, whole genome shotgun sequence genome:
- the cldn20 gene encoding claudin-20 gives MMPSSTMQMFAFILALLGVVSATVATLLPNWKVSADVGSNIMTAISQMQGLWMDCTWYSTGVFSCSLKYSVLALPAYLQTARTTMVLSCMMATMGLCLAALGLKCTRWGGSYRSKGHTAISAGACFVIAGILCLVPASWFTNEVITTFMDSKVPKSSKYEPGAAVYVAFVSAGFLLAAGVIFCLSCPGRRGGALDSGSSHPEKPKQLKLRQKQPTGNQKKPQHREQQSQTETPEQEESRPETLHQEKPQPQQEKKSVPDRLNLEKEKQYRSPSRTRNQDAKAVYSLHDYV, from the coding sequence ATGATGCCGTCTTCCACTATGCAGATGTTCGCCTTCATTCTGGCATTGCTTGGGGTTGTGAGTGCCACGGTGGCCACACTGCTACCCAACTGGAAGGTGAGTGCCGATGTGGGCTCCAACATCATGACTGCCATCTCGCAGATGCAGGGGCTGTGGATGGACTGCACCTGGTACAGCACCGGAGTCTTCAGCTGCTCACTTAAGTACTCGGTGCTGGCGTTGCCGGCTTATCTTCAGACTGCACGCACCACTATGGTGCTGTCCTGCATGATGGCGACAATGGGACTCTGCCTCGCCGCCTTAGGGCTGAAATGCACTCGCTGGGGTGGCAGCTATCGCTCTAAGGGACACACGGCTATTTCCGCAGGGGCTTGCTTCGTCATTGCAGGGATCCTATGTTTGGTGCCCGCATCCTGGTTTACCAATGAAGTCATCACTACGTTTATGGACTCCAAAGTGCCCAAGAGCAGCAAATATGAACCGGGGGCTGCGGTGTACGTGGCATTCGTATCGGCAGGATTCCTATTAGCCGCAGGCGTAATCTTTTGCTTATCATGTCCCGGAAGAAGAGGCGGTGCATTAGATTCGGGCTCGTCCCACCCGGAGAAGCCAAAACAGCTGAAGCTGCGCCAGAAGCAGCCGACCGGCAACCAAAAGAAACCGCAGCACCGCGAACAGCAGAGTCAGACTGAAACACCGGAACAAGAGGAGTCGCGTCCAGAAACGCTACACCAGGAGAAGCCACAACCTCAGCAAGAGAAGAAGTCCGTCCCTGACAGATTAAACCTGGAGAAGGAAAAGCAGTACCGCTCTCCGTCCCGAACCCGAAATCAAGATGCCAAGGCCGTCTACAGTCTGCACGACTACGTGTAA